The Oscillatoria salina IIICB1 genome has a segment encoding these proteins:
- a CDS encoding GlsB/YeaQ/YmgE family stress response membrane protein: MIGDIIAWAILGLIAGAIAKAIYPGHQGGGILATIGLGILGAFVGGFLGQLIFGVGTAGALSIGGIITAIIGAIVVIFIWGLVTKNA, translated from the coding sequence ATGATTGGCGACATTATTGCTTGGGCTATTTTAGGTTTGATTGCAGGTGCGATCGCAAAAGCTATTTACCCCGGACACCAAGGCGGCGGTATCCTCGCTACAATTGGATTAGGTATCCTCGGTGCTTTCGTCGGTGGATTTCTGGGTCAACTAATCTTCGGGGTAGGGACAGCAGGTGCGTTATCCATAGGAGGAATAATTACAGCGATTATTGGTGCGATTGTAGTAATTTTCATCTGGGGTTTAGTAACCAAGAACGCTTAA